In the Telopea speciosissima isolate NSW1024214 ecotype Mountain lineage chromosome 2, Tspe_v1, whole genome shotgun sequence genome, one interval contains:
- the LOC122652477 gene encoding brassinosteroid-responsive RING protein 1-like, with product MGFPCVGRIEAPKLLKALLNLLTQIRIIVMVALFHLRIIDPPDQLYSWEDQIDYVLAEDLPASTQLSASKNMSRPIVESIKRSLPVTEFGSFIERSGSWEDDMLVCAVCLSCMERHHEIRELPNCSHVFHRECLDRWVDQGQVTCPLCRSKLLATQVEQIRGGRNSWLVERISYLFGEDLLMAMD from the coding sequence ATGGGTTTTCCTTGCGTTGGCAGAATTGAAGCTCCAAAGCTTCTCAAAGCTCTTCTAAACCTATTAACTCAAATCAGAATCATTGTTATGGTGGCACTCTTTCATCTACGGATAATTGATCCACCTGATCAATTATATTCCTGGGAAGATCAAATCGATTATGTCTTGGCAGAGGATCTCCCAGCTTCAACACAGCTCTCTGCATCAAAGAATATGAGTCGACCTATAGTGGAGTCAATCAAGAGAAGTCTTCCAGTAACAGAATTCGGCAGTTTCATCGAGAGATCGGGATCATGGGAAGATGACATGTTAGTCTGCGCTGTGTGCTTGAGTTGTATGGAGAGACACCATGAGATCAGGGAGCTACCCAATTGCTCTCATGTGTTTCATAGGGAGTGTCTAGATAGATGGGTGGATCAGGGACAGGTGACGTGTCCCTTGTGTAGATCTAAGCTATTAGCAACACAAGTAGAGCAGATAAGGGGTGGAAGAAATTCATGGCTGGTAGaaagaatttcttacttgtttgGTGAAGATTTGTTGATGGCTATGGATTAG
- the LOC122652476 gene encoding transcription repressor OFP5 codes for MKWGRKKSIINNNNNSINHHSASSLPSLLSQVFSISWISKFKQMGIKSEPKHFKTKFKTRPTSPSLNSTQRRHPKDLAFTPEFTGRRVSQRRSRALTEMDGDDDDYWRLSFGGESSDGKKSRAPLRSVWYDSENELELPPRTSCHSCRSTAMTSRTEESPNFTNMVSDIRKNRGSPANVKCEDHEFETETAPKKIIRDSKLINRKSRKSGGRITEKEQFLSEIESVEENYSSRQSLYISSHARKSNQERNSPNSETTHQLGSDSEQKKAKDLKIEFLSIYEKPRKSVCVNGELQRRTKQSSKVKVCSPRTPSKSEVCKIKAIEDMKKAKMKKVKMKERAVEEKALESFAVVKCSFDPEKDFRDSMVEMISENQIKRLEEFEELLACYLSLNSDEYHDLIIKVFKQVWFDLKKLSFSPDLQKDHSPNDQ; via the exons ATGaaatggggaagaaagaaatccattatcaacaacaacaacaacagcatcaACCACCATTCTGCatcctctctcccctccttgCTCTCTCAAGTCTTTTCCATCTCTTGGATTTCAAAATTCAAGCAAATGGGCATCAAATCCGAACCCAAACATtttaaaaccaagtttaaaaCCAGACCCACATCGCCGTCTCTGAATTCTACGCAGCGACGgcatccaaaggacttggctTTCACACCGGAGTTCACCGGTAGAAGGGTTAGCCAGAGGAGGAGCAGAGCTTTAACTGAGATGGATGGTGACGATGATGACTATTGGCGACTTTCTTTTGGTGGAGAGAGCTCTGATGGTAAGAAATCCAGAGCTCCTTTGCGTTCTGTTTGGTATGATTCTGAGAATGAGCTCGAATTGCCACCAAGAACTAGTTGTCATAGTTGCAGATCAACTGCAATGACTTCAAGAACTGAAGAATCACCGAATTTTACTAATATGGTCTCCGACATTAGGAAAAACAGAGGTTCTCCAGCGAATGTGAAATGTGAAGATCACGAATTTGAAACCGAAACAGCTCCGAAGAAAATTATAAGGGATTCGAAACTGATAAACAGAAAATCTAGGAAGTCAGGTGGAAGAATTACAGAGAAAGAGCAGTTCTTATCGGAAATAGAATCAGTTGAAG AGAATTACAGTTCAAGGCAATCTCTTTACATTTCTTCTCATGCGAGGAAGAGCAATCAGGAGAGAAATTCTCCGAATTCAGAAACAACCCATCAATTAGGATCGGATTCAGAACAGAAGAAAGCAAAAGACTTGAAGATTGAGTTCTTGTCTATATATGAAAAACCGAGAAAATCTGTGTGCGTCAATGGAGAATTACAGAGGAGAACAAAACAGAGTAGCAAAGTTAAAGTGTGTTCTCCAAGAACTCCTTCGAAGAGCGAGGTGTGCAAAATAAAAGCTATTGAAGACATGAAGAAAGCCAAGATGAAGAAGGTGAAGATGAAAGAGAGAGCAGTAGAGGAAAAAGCTTTAGAGAGCTTTGCAGTAGTGAAATGCTCGTTCGACCCTGAGAAGGACTTCAGAGATTCAATGGTGGAGATGATATCTGAGAATCAGATTAAACGATTGGAAGAGTTTGAGGAGCTCTTGGCTTGTTATCTTTCTTTGAATTCAGATGAATACCATGATCTCATTATCAAAGTCTTCAAGCAGGTATGGTTCGATTTGAAGAAGCTTTCTTTTAGTCCTGATTTACAGAAAGATCATTCTCCTAATGATCAGTAA